A window of Trichomycterus rosablanca isolate fTriRos1 chromosome 5, fTriRos1.hap1, whole genome shotgun sequence contains these coding sequences:
- the tmem87b gene encoding transmembrane protein 87A isoform X3 — protein MYERTPLSRGEGLDPNPLGQGEYIEHKYRILTCNDGMQIFPMLNKSKAEPRTAELPKENNASYTQWLAAEAGAQDHVIATTWRDGPYLLVVLIESDKKDVNWNLTFTVMMKGSHGYISVTEWPLMIFYMVMCIAYILYALLWFIWASCYWKDLLRIQFWIAGVILLGMVEMAVFCAEYENTNAIGSASQGLLVFAELVSALKRTLARLLVIIVSLGYGIVKPRLGTVMHRVVGLGVLYFAFAAIEGVLRITGAKDSDLALLANIPLALLDSSLCWWIFVSLAQTIKTLKLRRNPVKLSLYRHFTNTLVIAVIASLIFMIWTTKKFRLADCQADWMELWVDDAFWRFLFSIILLVIMFLWRPSANNQRYAFTPLIDDSDDEEIEEFLGSANIADGIKLRAAKTETNGTAKPATVPTFLYFKDEDLKWVEENIPTSLTDVALPVLLDSDEEIMTTKYEMSKME, from the exons ATGTATGAAAGGACCCCTTTGAGTCGAGGAGAGGGTCTAGATCCCAACCCTCTTGGACAAGGAGAGTATATTGAACACAAGTATAGGATATTAACCTGCAATGATGGGATGCAGATTTTTCCCATGCTGAAT AAATCAAAGGCAGAGCCAAGGACAGCAGAGCTGCCAAAGGAGAAT AATGCCAGTTATACACAGTGGCTTGCTGCTGAAGCTGGTGCTCAA GACCATGTCATTGCTACAACATGGAGAGATGGACCATATCTACTTGTGGTATTGATTGAGTCTGATAAAAAGGACGTCAACTGGAACTTAACTt tTACTGTAATGATGAAAGGATCCCATGGGTACATTTCAGTTACAGAATGGCCTCTTATGATT TTCTACATGGTTATGTGCATTGCCTACATTCTGTATGCTTTGCTCTGGTTTATTTGGGCCTCCTGCTACTGGAAAGACCTGCTGCGCATCCAGTTCTGGATTGCAGGGGTGATCTTACTGGGCATGGTAGAGATGGCTGTCTTTTGTGCCGAGTATGAGAATACTAATGCCATCGGTTCAGCAT CTCAGGGCTTACTGGTTTTTGCTGAGCTTGTATCAGCTCTGAAGAGGACTCTTGCTCGCCTCTTGGTGATCATTGTCAGTCTAGGCTATGGTATAGTCAA GCCTCGTTTGGGAACTGTCATGCACAGAGTTGTGGGTCTAGGTGTTCTCTATTTTGCCTTTGCTGCTATTGAGGGTGTTCTGAGGATTACTGGG GCCAAAGATTCTGACCTGGCATTGCTAGCCAACATTCCTTTGGCATTGCTTGACTCCTCTTTATGTTGGTGGATAT TTGTTAGCCTTGCACAAACCATAAAGACACTAAAACTCAGGAGGAACCCAGTAAAGTTGTCACTGTACAGACATTTCACCAATACCCTTGTCATTGCTGTAATTG CCTCTTTGATTTTCATGATTTGGACAACAAAAAAATTTCGTTTAGCAGACTGTCAGGCT GACTGGATGGAGCTTTGGGTAGATGATGCCTTTTGGAGAtttcttttttctattataCTGCTTGTAATCATGTTTCTCTGGAGACCATCTGCAAATAATCAAAG GTATGCATTTACACCTTTGATTGATGACTCTGATGATGAAGAGATTGAGGAGTTCCTGGGGTCTGCAAATATTG CTGATGGCATAAAATTAAGAGCAGCAAAGACTGAGACTAATGGAACAGCAAAGCCAGCTACTGTTCCA ACATTCCTCTATTTTAAGGATGAAGACTTGAAGTGGGTTGAGGAAAACATCCCTACCTCTTTAACAGATGT tgCTCTACCTGTTCTTCTTGACTCTGATGAG gaAATAATGACCACAAAATATGAGATGTCTAAAATGGAGTAA
- the tmem87b gene encoding transmembrane protein 87A isoform X2 produces MFCVLILYCTLFHSFRNTAVAAPETGQWSITVVNTSRPLLLKKSMYKGTDIQLKVSSFNCPKEVSFDIRWYFKYYPCHNEFSNIEEMYERTPLSRGEGLDPNPLGQGEYIEHKYRILTCNDGMQIFPMLNKSKAEPRTAELPKENNASYTQWLAAEAGAQDHVIATTWRDGPYLLVVLIESDKKDVNWNLTFTVMMKGSHGYISVTEWPLMIFYMVMCIAYILYALLWFIWASCYWKDLLRIQFWIAGVILLGMVEMAVFCAEYENTNAIGSASQGLLVFAELVSALKRTLARLLVIIVSLGYGIVKPRLGTVMHRVVGLGVLYFAFAAIEGVLRITGAKDSDLALLANIPLALLDSSLCWWIFVSLAQTIKTLKLRRNPVKLSLYRHFTNTLVIAVIASLIFMIWTTKKFRLADCQADWMELWVDDAFWRFLFSIILLVIMFLWRPSANNQRYAFTPLIDDSDDEEIEEFLGSANIADGIKLRAAKTETNGTAKPATVPDEDLKWVEENIPTSLTDVALPVLLDSDEEIMTTKYEMSKME; encoded by the exons atgttttgtgttttaattcTGTACTGcactttatttcattcattcaggAACACAGCTGTTGCTGCTCCAGAGACGGGACAGTGGTCTATTACTGTTGTCAAT aCATCCAGACCTTTGTTATTGAAAAAGTCCATGTACAAGGGTACTGACATCCAACTCAAAG TCTCTTCCTTCAACTGTCCTAAAGAGGTCTCATTTGACATTAGGTGGTATTTTAAGTACTACCCTTGTCACAATGAGTTTAGTAACATAGAG GAAATGTATGAAAGGACCCCTTTGAGTCGAGGAGAGGGTCTAGATCCCAACCCTCTTGGACAAGGAGAGTATATTGAACACAAGTATAGGATATTAACCTGCAATGATGGGATGCAGATTTTTCCCATGCTGAAT AAATCAAAGGCAGAGCCAAGGACAGCAGAGCTGCCAAAGGAGAAT AATGCCAGTTATACACAGTGGCTTGCTGCTGAAGCTGGTGCTCAA GACCATGTCATTGCTACAACATGGAGAGATGGACCATATCTACTTGTGGTATTGATTGAGTCTGATAAAAAGGACGTCAACTGGAACTTAACTt tTACTGTAATGATGAAAGGATCCCATGGGTACATTTCAGTTACAGAATGGCCTCTTATGATT TTCTACATGGTTATGTGCATTGCCTACATTCTGTATGCTTTGCTCTGGTTTATTTGGGCCTCCTGCTACTGGAAAGACCTGCTGCGCATCCAGTTCTGGATTGCAGGGGTGATCTTACTGGGCATGGTAGAGATGGCTGTCTTTTGTGCCGAGTATGAGAATACTAATGCCATCGGTTCAGCAT CTCAGGGCTTACTGGTTTTTGCTGAGCTTGTATCAGCTCTGAAGAGGACTCTTGCTCGCCTCTTGGTGATCATTGTCAGTCTAGGCTATGGTATAGTCAA GCCTCGTTTGGGAACTGTCATGCACAGAGTTGTGGGTCTAGGTGTTCTCTATTTTGCCTTTGCTGCTATTGAGGGTGTTCTGAGGATTACTGGG GCCAAAGATTCTGACCTGGCATTGCTAGCCAACATTCCTTTGGCATTGCTTGACTCCTCTTTATGTTGGTGGATAT TTGTTAGCCTTGCACAAACCATAAAGACACTAAAACTCAGGAGGAACCCAGTAAAGTTGTCACTGTACAGACATTTCACCAATACCCTTGTCATTGCTGTAATTG CCTCTTTGATTTTCATGATTTGGACAACAAAAAAATTTCGTTTAGCAGACTGTCAGGCT GACTGGATGGAGCTTTGGGTAGATGATGCCTTTTGGAGAtttcttttttctattataCTGCTTGTAATCATGTTTCTCTGGAGACCATCTGCAAATAATCAAAG GTATGCATTTACACCTTTGATTGATGACTCTGATGATGAAGAGATTGAGGAGTTCCTGGGGTCTGCAAATATTG CTGATGGCATAAAATTAAGAGCAGCAAAGACTGAGACTAATGGAACAGCAAAGCCAGCTACTGTTCCA GATGAAGACTTGAAGTGGGTTGAGGAAAACATCCCTACCTCTTTAACAGATGT tgCTCTACCTGTTCTTCTTGACTCTGATGAG gaAATAATGACCACAAAATATGAGATGTCTAAAATGGAGTAA
- the tmem87b gene encoding transmembrane protein 87A isoform X1 produces the protein MFCVLILYCTLFHSFRNTAVAAPETGQWSITVVNTSRPLLLKKSMYKGTDIQLKVSSFNCPKEVSFDIRWYFKYYPCHNEFSNIEEMYERTPLSRGEGLDPNPLGQGEYIEHKYRILTCNDGMQIFPMLNKSKAEPRTAELPKENNASYTQWLAAEAGAQDHVIATTWRDGPYLLVVLIESDKKDVNWNLTFTVMMKGSHGYISVTEWPLMIFYMVMCIAYILYALLWFIWASCYWKDLLRIQFWIAGVILLGMVEMAVFCAEYENTNAIGSASQGLLVFAELVSALKRTLARLLVIIVSLGYGIVKPRLGTVMHRVVGLGVLYFAFAAIEGVLRITGAKDSDLALLANIPLALLDSSLCWWIFVSLAQTIKTLKLRRNPVKLSLYRHFTNTLVIAVIASLIFMIWTTKKFRLADCQADWMELWVDDAFWRFLFSIILLVIMFLWRPSANNQRYAFTPLIDDSDDEEIEEFLGSANIADGIKLRAAKTETNGTAKPATVPTFLYFKDEDLKWVEENIPTSLTDVALPVLLDSDEEIMTTKYEMSKME, from the exons atgttttgtgttttaattcTGTACTGcactttatttcattcattcaggAACACAGCTGTTGCTGCTCCAGAGACGGGACAGTGGTCTATTACTGTTGTCAAT aCATCCAGACCTTTGTTATTGAAAAAGTCCATGTACAAGGGTACTGACATCCAACTCAAAG TCTCTTCCTTCAACTGTCCTAAAGAGGTCTCATTTGACATTAGGTGGTATTTTAAGTACTACCCTTGTCACAATGAGTTTAGTAACATAGAG GAAATGTATGAAAGGACCCCTTTGAGTCGAGGAGAGGGTCTAGATCCCAACCCTCTTGGACAAGGAGAGTATATTGAACACAAGTATAGGATATTAACCTGCAATGATGGGATGCAGATTTTTCCCATGCTGAAT AAATCAAAGGCAGAGCCAAGGACAGCAGAGCTGCCAAAGGAGAAT AATGCCAGTTATACACAGTGGCTTGCTGCTGAAGCTGGTGCTCAA GACCATGTCATTGCTACAACATGGAGAGATGGACCATATCTACTTGTGGTATTGATTGAGTCTGATAAAAAGGACGTCAACTGGAACTTAACTt tTACTGTAATGATGAAAGGATCCCATGGGTACATTTCAGTTACAGAATGGCCTCTTATGATT TTCTACATGGTTATGTGCATTGCCTACATTCTGTATGCTTTGCTCTGGTTTATTTGGGCCTCCTGCTACTGGAAAGACCTGCTGCGCATCCAGTTCTGGATTGCAGGGGTGATCTTACTGGGCATGGTAGAGATGGCTGTCTTTTGTGCCGAGTATGAGAATACTAATGCCATCGGTTCAGCAT CTCAGGGCTTACTGGTTTTTGCTGAGCTTGTATCAGCTCTGAAGAGGACTCTTGCTCGCCTCTTGGTGATCATTGTCAGTCTAGGCTATGGTATAGTCAA GCCTCGTTTGGGAACTGTCATGCACAGAGTTGTGGGTCTAGGTGTTCTCTATTTTGCCTTTGCTGCTATTGAGGGTGTTCTGAGGATTACTGGG GCCAAAGATTCTGACCTGGCATTGCTAGCCAACATTCCTTTGGCATTGCTTGACTCCTCTTTATGTTGGTGGATAT TTGTTAGCCTTGCACAAACCATAAAGACACTAAAACTCAGGAGGAACCCAGTAAAGTTGTCACTGTACAGACATTTCACCAATACCCTTGTCATTGCTGTAATTG CCTCTTTGATTTTCATGATTTGGACAACAAAAAAATTTCGTTTAGCAGACTGTCAGGCT GACTGGATGGAGCTTTGGGTAGATGATGCCTTTTGGAGAtttcttttttctattataCTGCTTGTAATCATGTTTCTCTGGAGACCATCTGCAAATAATCAAAG GTATGCATTTACACCTTTGATTGATGACTCTGATGATGAAGAGATTGAGGAGTTCCTGGGGTCTGCAAATATTG CTGATGGCATAAAATTAAGAGCAGCAAAGACTGAGACTAATGGAACAGCAAAGCCAGCTACTGTTCCA ACATTCCTCTATTTTAAGGATGAAGACTTGAAGTGGGTTGAGGAAAACATCCCTACCTCTTTAACAGATGT tgCTCTACCTGTTCTTCTTGACTCTGATGAG gaAATAATGACCACAAAATATGAGATGTCTAAAATGGAGTAA